A segment of the Acidimicrobiales bacterium genome:
ATGCGCCAGCGCCTCGGCCTCGCTGCTGCTCTGCTTGGCGAACCACCGGTGCTCATTCTCGACGAACCCGGAAACGGCCTCGATCCTCAAGGCATCCGAACGCTGCGCGATCTGCTCCGATCGCATGCGGCGGCCGGAGGCACCGTGTTCGTGTCGAGTCACCTGTTGGCTGAGGTCGAGCTACTGGCTGACGACGTCATCGTCATCAACGAGGGCCGGCTCGTTGCCCACGGTTCACTGGCCGAGTTGCAGCAGGCCGCTTCTCTGGTACGGACAGCCGACCCGGGCTCCATCGCCGTGGTGCTCGAACAAGCTGGCGCGACAACGCAGACCCGAGGCGCAGACGGTCTCGTCGTCCGTGGCATGCCGATCGAGGAGATCGGCGACCGGGCTTTCGCCGCCGGAGTCGTCCTGCACGAGCTGTCGCCCCACGCGGGGTCGCTCGAGGAGCTGTTCCTCGACTGGACGACCGACCCATCGAGCAAGGGGGAGGTCATCCGGCCGTGATCATGGCACGACTCGTGCGAGCCGAGCTCCGCAAGCTCACGAGTACCAAGATGCCGTGGGCGTTCTTCGCCGTGCTCGTTGCGATCGCAGTGATCAACGCTGTCGCTGTGATCGCGGGAACCGACATGGACGGCACCAAGGGCTTCATCGCCACCGAAGCCGATCAGCAATCGCTCATGGCGTTCGCCGCCAACGCCTTCATGATCGCCGGCCTTTTCGGTGCGATCGCCGTCGCCCGCGAGTACGGCCACCACACCGTCGTGCCCATGTTCCTCGTGTCACCTCGCAGACACCGGGCCGTGCTCGCCCAGTTCTGCGCCGTGGCAGCCGGTGGTGGTGTCCTCGGGCTCGTCGGTGCCGCACTCACGGTCACCGCCGTGCTGCTTGCGCTGCCGAGCACCGACTTCGGGTTCCTCGTCTCCCCCGACCAGGTCGCACGGCTCATCGCAGCCTCCGGGTTCGCGGGTGCCGCTGGCGCGGTTCTCGGCGCCGGGATCGGCGCTGTGGTTCGCAACGTGGGCGGGGCCGTCACCGGCGCCGTGCTGGCGCTCGTCATCGCGCCACCGTTGATCGTCCAGCTCGCCAATGGCACCGCGTCGTGGATGCCCGGCGTCCTCGCCAACGTCGTCTCGGGTGTCGGCGACGATGTCAGCCAACCGGCCGCGCTGGCCGCCATCGCCGTATGGGCCGCTGTCCCCGCCGCGATCGGCTTGGTCGCCGTCCAGCGACGAGACGTCGTGTGACGGCGACGGGTCCGTCCACCCGCCAGGCTCTCAGCGACACGGACTCAGCCGACCGCACTCGGGCGGCAGGACTGCTGGACTTCGCGGTGGATGTGCCCTTGGGTTCCCTCCTTGGCCGTGGGCGAGGCGAGAGGTTGAGCATCGAGTGGGCGCTCTGTCAGCGAGAGGGAACCGAGGTCTGTCGTGACCGACGGTTGCGGTCAACAGCACCTGCCGTTCTCAGCTGGCACCCCACACGATCGATGACGCGTGATCATGCGGTGGGTCGATCGCGCTCCCACGTCCACTTCGCTCGCGATCGTCATGTTGCTCGCTCATGGCTGTCACCGTGCGCCGAGCATCGCGCCGCCGCCAGCCCGAGCGAGGAGCGCTCGGCGCGCATCTTCACTCCTCGGAGCATGTCCTTCGACATGATGAAGTCGGCGGGAACGATCCCCACCCAGCCGCCGAGGGTCAGCCACCAGGGGCTGGTCGTCCATCGTGAACGGAAGTGGAATCGCGTGCGGCGACCTTCGTCGAGCGGTGTCAGGACGAAGGCCCACGACCAGTCGAGTGTTGCGTGCGCCCGCCAGCTCATGGGCAGGTGGCTGTTGGAGTGCATCACGAGTGCTCGCTCGCGTTCGATCTCCTCGACGATGAGACCGCACTCGGTGTGTGGTGGGCCGTCGGGGATGAACGTGCCGATGTCGATGTCTTGGAGCTCGGGGATGATCCGGTCGGCGCTCGGTCCGTTGGCCGGGAACAACAGTCGGTCCACCCACCTCGCGGTGTACCAGCCTCCGCGCCCCCAACCCATCTGCACCAGCCACGGCCACACCGCCGATGGAGGGGCGTCGATCGTGATCGCGTGATCGGTCACCACCTTGGGGCCACTGACGATGCGGTCCCCAGGGAGCACCTCGGATCGCTCGCGCTCGGTCGACCCGTACGTCCGACCGAGATGGATCAGTGCGACTTCGCCGAGCGTGACGGCACCGAGTGCGCCGGCGGCCCAGCGGCATCTCGTCGACATGGCGACCCCCTCGCCTGTCAACGCAGACTCTCGTCGAGGAACTCGACGACTCGCTGCTGCCAGCTGTCCGGTCGTGTTTCGTACCCGCCGGTGTGGTCGGCTCCGTCGACGTTCCACACCGTCACCCGTTCGCTCGCCCCGGCTCGGATGTAGGCAGCGGCGTGAGCCTCGTCGTCCACGTTGCCGGCCGTGATCAGCAGGAAGCGAGTGCCGGGCGCGTTCACCACCGCCGATCGCAGGGAGATGGGCGGCGACGCCTCGGTGAGGTAGTCGGTGATGCCGTTCTGCACCTTCTCGACCTGCTCCTGCAACCAGCCACGCCAGCCGTACACATCGGAGAGCCACGCCTTGTCGGCCGCCTGGCGAGCGGTCGCTCCTTCGGCCACCACGGCTCGGATCCGCGGATCTGCTGCGGCGGCGCCGATGGCCTCCTCGCCTCCCATGGAGAACCCGACGACGCCGATCCGATCGGGCTCGACCTCGGCACGCGATGCCAGGAACTCGGTGCCGGCGGCGATGTCCAGGTCGCCGTACCAGCCGAAGTCCATGGCGGTCCCGTCACTGTCGCCGTGGCCTCGAGCGTCGATGAGCACGACCGAATACCCGCTACGGGCGAGAACTGCAGCCTGGTCGAGCACGTCGGATCGGGTGGAGCCAGCGCCATGCATGACCACCACCCCGGCGCCGTTGGTGCCCGGCACGTACCAGGCGGCCAACTCCACGCCGTCGGTCGTCGTCACCGTGACCGACTCGAACTCCAACCCCCGCGCCGACGGCGTCGACGTGACGTCGGTGGAGGGCACCGTGGTGGCCGCCACCGACGGCGCGACGACCGATACGGCTGCGGCGACGACGGTCAGCACTGCTGCGCCTCCCACCACCTTGCCCAGGCGATGCCGACCCCGCAGTGCCGAGGCGGCACCGACGACGACCAAGGCGACCCCTGAGAGCAGCACGATGATCGACACGACGGAGATGACGGTGAGGCCGTTCTTGACCGGATGCGGCAACAGACCGATACCGACAGCGGCGAGGATCGAACCGACGGCGACGAAGAGGACCCCGCGACGGCGAGGGCTCAGGGTGACGCGTCGCGAGGCGGCAACGAAGTAGATGCCGACGGCCAGGTATGCCGGCTGGAAGAAGGAGAACGCCCGTATCACGGCGACTTGGACGACGATCCACACGATGAGCGACAGCCCGACGACGAGCGCCACGTCATCGGTCCTCGGCCCGCCGGTCCAGGCCGACCAGGCGAGCACGGTGAGGGGAACGCCCACGATGACTGCGAGCGCCAGTCCAGCGAGAACCAGGCTGTCGAACGGCAGACGATCGTTGATGGACGCACCGAAGTCGGTACCGCCCGTGACCAGCCCGACAGCACCCGCCCACGCCGCGAACGCGTTGAAGGCGGCGAAGCCGGCCAACCACGGCCGGCGGGTCCGCGGGCTCGGGGACGACGTCGTCACGCGGTCACCCCTCGATGAGCGGCTGGCTCGCCACGGCAGGATGGACGAGGGACTCGGCTCGGGCTTTGATGCCGCGCATCATCCGGCGGTTCATCGCGAAGTCGCCGAACTCCAGCAGGACCACGCTGAGCGAAGCGCTCAAAGGAGCTCGCCGGTCGTAGAGGGCCCTGATGCGATTGACGAGTCGCGTGCCGCCGTCGCTCGACGAGGTCAACTGCCACGACCACGTCGAGTCCGGCTTCGTCCACAGCAGCCAGCGCTCGACCTCGAACGAGTCGACTCGAAACGCTGTCCGCTCCGTCGGTGGCGGCTTCGGCACCATTGGCACCCAGTGTCCGACGTGCAGGTCCTGCCATGCAGCTTCGATGGTCGTCGCACTCGGGCGGCCGCGGTTGTCGAGCAGGTCATGGCTGTACCACCCGGCACGTGTGCAACCGATCTGCACGAGCCACGGCCACACCAGTGTCGGCGGCGCGGCGATGGTGATCGCACGTGTCGCGCGGAACTGTGCGCCCGGGAGCTGGTCATCGCCGGGCATGCCTGCCCGGACCTCGCTCGACGTGGCGCCCCAGTTCATGTGCCACCGTCGGTAGACCGGTGACGTCAGGAACACCGGCAGGTCGACCAGCACATCGCCGACCTGGCTCACCAGCAACCGCCGAGTGTTCCCGCTCATCCCGACCGCCCTTCTCTCCGTGCACCGACCCGATCGGGTACCACGACAGGTGCCGGGGCCTCGCGATCGGGACAACCGGGCTCGAGGTAGCTGATGCCGTCCACGCGGAACTCGAGGTAGTCGAAGCTCGGTGCATCGGCAGGATGCCACGGCGCCCTGCCGAATGCGCCGATACGCCGGCCGTCGAAGCTGCGGTAGTCGGTGATCGGGGTCGACCACCGCTGCGGCGTGAACGTGCGGCCGTCGGCCGACGAGGCCACCGTCACCGCCCCTCGGTGAGCGTCGGTGTACCGACGCGTCGTCGGCCTCCCCGGGGACTTCTCCTTCGGCATGCCTCCATCCTCGCTTCCGAGGTCTGGGGCCTCCAACGAACCCAGGGCGGTTCCCCTCGGACTGCCAACGCCAGCGACAGGCAGGAGCTCTCGCCCGTGGCATCGGCACACCGTGGGACCGGCGCTGGCTCCGCGGCCGCAGCGTTCTACAGCTGCCCGTCCGCCTCGAGGCGCCGGAACGCCGCCGCGCCCCAGATGGGTGGCAGGTAACACGTGACCATCCGGTAGGCGATGGCGACACCGAACGCCGTTGCGTCGTCCAGACCGGCTGCTGTGAGCAACAGGACGTAGGCGCCCTCGGACACGCCGATGCCGCCCGGAACCGGCATGATCCCCGCGAACAGGGCTACCGACACGTTGATGACGAGCAAGGTGGCCAACGGCAACGAGGTGCCGAAGGCGGCGAGCACGATGCCGAGCGTGGTCGCGAACAACAGCTCGGCGGCGAGGTTGGCGCCGAGGAGTCGGGCGACCCGGGACGGCGTTCGGAGGATCGCCACGGTCTCGATCGCCTCACGGATCCAGGGGCGAACGCGACCCAGCACCCAGTTCCGAGCGCGTGGGACCACCACCGCCAGCAGCGCCACGAGGAGCACGACCGCGATCAGCGCGGTCAGCGCAGCGAGCAGGTCCTCCTGCTGCACGTCGAAGGTGTTCTGGAAGTTGAAGTCCGCGAGTCCCAGCAGCGCGACTGACACGAGGATCAGCATCTGGATCGCGAAGCCGGCCACGCTGTCGACGACGCCGATCGACATCGCGGACACCGATGGGATGCCTCGGCGCTGGAAGAAGCGGACGCTGACCCCGACGCGTGCGAACGTCGAGGGGATCGCGAGGTTGACGAACGTGATGGCGAACTGGAGAAGAGCCACCGGTCCGAACGGGATCGGTCGCGGGCAGGCGGCGCGGGTCGACTCGGCCTGGGGCAGTCGTGGGAGCTGGCCCCATGCGAGGGCGACCAACAGGAGGGCGAGCGACGCCTGGCTGAGCGCATCGACCAGTTCGGCGACGTCGACGCCGGCCAACATGCTGATGAAGAAGTACCCTGCCGCCGCCAGCAGCCCGGCTCGCACCAACGAGGCTGCCGAGACCCGCCGGAGCTTGGCCAACTCGGGTTCCTCGATGCCTGCCGAACGAGCCACCGCGGCGCGAAGCTCGTCCAGATCCAGGTCGGCGTTGTCGAGCGACTGGCGGAGGCGGGTTCCCATGGCGGCGACCTGCAGGTACGGCACGACGGCCGCCAGATCCTCGGCGCCGAGACACCGACGTGCCGCGTCCACCGCTCGTCGCGGCCCCGCCAGGAGAGCCGAGCACACCAGGAGCTGAGCCACGTCGATTCGGCGCTGATCCTCGCTCGGAGCCACGACCACGCCGGCGAGGCCGTCCACCACCACGTCGCCGCCGTCGACGCGGAACAACTCAGGGGCGAGGTCACCATGTGCGAACCCCGCTGCTGCCAGGGTGAGCAACGTGTGCCACATCGCGTCGAGCAGCGCTTCGTCCACCTCGTGACCGTCGAGCGGTACGCCCCGGACCTGCAGCACGATCAGCGCGTCGCCCCCCGTCGTCCGACCAGCGCGCACCACGCGATGCACCGGGACTCCGTCCCGAGCTGCGAACAGCGTCGCGAACGCCTCGTGCTCGGCTTGTTGGACCCGCGTCAAGGTCAGCGCCTCGGCGTCGCGGTACCACAGTGCGCGCCAGGCCTTGGCGAGCAGCTGTGAGTCCCAGGCGTCGCGGCCGTAGACCCGCACGACCAGCAGTAGCCCGTCGGGGTCGGTCGCGTCGAGCACGAACACGCCGGCTCGCTGTCGTCGTCCCTCCGACAACGATGTCACCTCCACCCCGAGCTCCTCGAGGCCGCGACGGACGCCGTCCAGGCTGGGACGCCCACCCGTCGAACCGACGAGGAGGTGCACGATGGCTCCCGCGATGGTGCCGCACAGCACACCGAGGGCAGCACCGCTCGGCGTCGCAGCTTCCAGGAGGACCAGCGAGACCGCCCCCAGGCCCACCAGCCACCGACTCGTCGTTCGGAACGGTCGGGTGATGTGCGGCGACGCAACCACCGTCACCGCGGACACCAGAGCGAGACGAACCGACACCGGATCCGCAGGAGGACCTGTGGCCGTCAACGACGACCACAGGTCGATCTCGTCACCTGCGACGAGATCCGTCACGACGGTCACGATCACCGCTGCGCCGAGGAGCCCGAACAGCTGGTCGCGCAGGATGTCCACGCGCCAGCGGACGAGGGAGACGAACACGAGGAAGACGCCCCACAGGCTCAGCAGGGCGACGCCGACGTTCCACACCACGTCGAGGAAGGCCGGCACGGCGACGGCGACGGCGATC
Coding sequences within it:
- a CDS encoding alpha/beta fold hydrolase, which codes for MTTSSPSPRTRRPWLAGFAAFNAFAAWAGAVGLVTGGTDFGASINDRLPFDSLVLAGLALAVIVGVPLTVLAWSAWTGGPRTDDVALVVGLSLIVWIVVQVAVIRAFSFFQPAYLAVGIYFVAASRRVTLSPRRRGVLFVAVGSILAAVGIGLLPHPVKNGLTVISVVSIIVLLSGVALVVVGAASALRGRHRLGKVVGGAAVLTVVAAAVSVVAPSVAATTVPSTDVTSTPSARGLEFESVTVTTTDGVELAAWYVPGTNGAGVVVMHGAGSTRSDVLDQAAVLARSGYSVVLIDARGHGDSDGTAMDFGWYGDLDIAAGTEFLASRAEVEPDRIGVVGFSMGGEEAIGAAAADPRIRAVVAEGATARQAADKAWLSDVYGWRGWLQEQVEKVQNGITDYLTEASPPISLRSAVVNAPGTRFLLITAGNVDDEAHAAAYIRAGASERVTVWNVDGADHTGGYETRPDSWQQRVVEFLDESLR
- a CDS encoding SRPBCC family protein, producing MLVDLPVFLTSPVYRRWHMNWGATSSEVRAGMPGDDQLPGAQFRATRAITIAAPPTLVWPWLVQIGCTRAGWYSHDLLDNRGRPSATTIEAAWQDLHVGHWVPMVPKPPPTERTAFRVDSFEVERWLLWTKPDSTWSWQLTSSSDGGTRLVNRIRALYDRRAPLSASLSVVLLEFGDFAMNRRMMRGIKARAESLVHPAVASQPLIEG